One window of the Zea mays cultivar B73 chromosome 3, Zm-B73-REFERENCE-NAM-5.0, whole genome shotgun sequence genome contains the following:
- the LOC109943274 gene encoding uncharacterized protein, translating to MDRLLLSHPPLPAAGTDGDLLELDVLWLAAPSTVGLGILATLPEGEGKKKTKRAAVGGSGCEGPIARSVPLRIPSDPVQRGRYSHAGAGAGGSAEDAAVVPSHEIV from the exons ATGGACCGCCTCCTGCTCTCCCACCCACCCCTCCCCGCGGCAGGCACCGACGGCGACCTCCTCGAGCTCGATGTGCTCTGGCTCGCCGCCCCATCCACAGTAGGGCTCGGGAT cctcgcCACGCTCCCGGAGGGTGAGGGCAAGAAGAAGACGAAGCGCGCCGCGGTTGGGGGCAGCGGGTGCGAGGGCCCCATCGCGAGGTCAGTGCCGCTACGGATACCATCGGATCCCGTTCAGAGGGGGAGGTACTCCCACGCCGGCGCGGGAGCGGGTGGCAGTGCGGAGGACGCCGCGGTGGTCCCCTCGCACGAGATCGTGTAG